The following are from one region of the Geotrypetes seraphini chromosome 12, aGeoSer1.1, whole genome shotgun sequence genome:
- the UROD gene encoding uroporphyrinogen decarboxylase isoform X2: MERDLHPKDFPKLKNDTFLRAARGQKTHYVPVWCMRQAGRYLPEFKETRAGQDFFLTCRTPEICCELTLQPLRRFPLDAAIIFSDILVIPQALGMEVIMVPGKGPTFPEPLKEVEDLLRLRQKVDVNAELGYVFGAITLTRHRLEGRVPLIGFSGAPWTLMTYMIEGGGSSTMSKAKCWLYQHVDASHRLLRLLTDIIVDYMVAQVKAGAQALQVFESHAGCLGPTEFAEFCLPYLREISRRVKEQLEAESLEPVPMIVFAKDGHYALKELSRSGYEVVGLDWTVSPQEARVQTGNQVTLQGNMDPCALYAPKERIGEIVKKMIEEFGTQQYIANLGHGLYPDMDPEHVGAFVEAVHKHSRNLNEHTWPAQLENSS, encoded by the exons ATGGAGCGAGACTTGCA TCCAAAGGACTTTCCTAAACTGAAGAATGATACCTTTTTGCGAGCAGCACGAGGACAGAAGACCCACTATGTGCCTGTGTGGTGCATGAGACAAGCGGGAAGATACCTGCCAG AGTTCAAGGAAACACGGGCTGGCCAGGACTTCTTTCTCACTTGCCGAACACCAGAAATCTGCTGTGAGCTGACACTACAG CCCTTGAGACGGTTTCCTCTTGATGCTGCTATCATCTTCTCCGATATTCTGGTCATTCCCCAG GCCTTGGGTATGGAGGTAATCATGGTGCCTGGCAAAGGCCCAACCTTTCCTGAGCCTCTGAAGGAAGTGGAAGACCTGTTGCGACTACGGCAGAAGGTAGACGTGAATGCTGAGCTTGGCTATGTCTTCGGTGCCATCACGCTGACCCGACACCGACTGGAGGGTAGAGTGCCTCTCATTGGCTTCTCTGGAGCTCCG TGGACCCTGATGACTTACATGATCGAAGGGGGTGGATCCAGCACTATGTCCAAAGCCAAATGCTGGCTGTACCAGCACGTGGATGCCAGCCACCGGCTGCTGCGCCTTTTGACGGACATCATTGTGGATTACATGGTGGCACAAGTGAAAGCTGGGGCTCAG GCTTTGCAGGTGTTCGAGTCCCATGCTGGCTGCTTAGGGCCTACAGAGTTTGCGGAGTTCTGTCTGCCATACCTGCGGGAGATTTCCAGGAGAGTGAAAGAACAGCTGGAAGCAGAATCCCTGGAACCAGTGCCCATG ATAGTTTTTGCCAAGGACGGGCACTATGCCTTGAAAGAGCTCTCCCGATCTGGCTATGAGGTGGTGGGCCTGGACTGGACCGTCTCTCCACAGGAAGCCCG AGTGCAGACGGGAAATCAAGTGACTCTGCAGGGGAACATGGACCCGTGTGCGCTGTATGCACCCAAG GAGAGGATTGGCGAGATCGTGAAGAAGATGATTGAAGAATTTGGGACGCAGCAGTACATTGCTAACCTGGGCCATGGCCTGTACCCCGATATGGATCCAGAGCATGTGGGGGCCTTTGTGGAGGCTGTGCACAAGCATTCCCGCAACCTGAATGAACACACCTGGCCAGCCCAGCTGGAAAACAGTAGCTGA
- the UROD gene encoding uroporphyrinogen decarboxylase isoform X1 encodes MVFMRLSPKDFPKLKNDTFLRAARGQKTHYVPVWCMRQAGRYLPEFKETRAGQDFFLTCRTPEICCELTLQPLRRFPLDAAIIFSDILVIPQALGMEVIMVPGKGPTFPEPLKEVEDLLRLRQKVDVNAELGYVFGAITLTRHRLEGRVPLIGFSGAPWTLMTYMIEGGGSSTMSKAKCWLYQHVDASHRLLRLLTDIIVDYMVAQVKAGAQALQVFESHAGCLGPTEFAEFCLPYLREISRRVKEQLEAESLEPVPMIVFAKDGHYALKELSRSGYEVVGLDWTVSPQEARVQTGNQVTLQGNMDPCALYAPKERIGEIVKKMIEEFGTQQYIANLGHGLYPDMDPEHVGAFVEAVHKHSRNLNEHTWPAQLENSS; translated from the exons ATGGTCTTCATGCGGCTTAG TCCAAAGGACTTTCCTAAACTGAAGAATGATACCTTTTTGCGAGCAGCACGAGGACAGAAGACCCACTATGTGCCTGTGTGGTGCATGAGACAAGCGGGAAGATACCTGCCAG AGTTCAAGGAAACACGGGCTGGCCAGGACTTCTTTCTCACTTGCCGAACACCAGAAATCTGCTGTGAGCTGACACTACAG CCCTTGAGACGGTTTCCTCTTGATGCTGCTATCATCTTCTCCGATATTCTGGTCATTCCCCAG GCCTTGGGTATGGAGGTAATCATGGTGCCTGGCAAAGGCCCAACCTTTCCTGAGCCTCTGAAGGAAGTGGAAGACCTGTTGCGACTACGGCAGAAGGTAGACGTGAATGCTGAGCTTGGCTATGTCTTCGGTGCCATCACGCTGACCCGACACCGACTGGAGGGTAGAGTGCCTCTCATTGGCTTCTCTGGAGCTCCG TGGACCCTGATGACTTACATGATCGAAGGGGGTGGATCCAGCACTATGTCCAAAGCCAAATGCTGGCTGTACCAGCACGTGGATGCCAGCCACCGGCTGCTGCGCCTTTTGACGGACATCATTGTGGATTACATGGTGGCACAAGTGAAAGCTGGGGCTCAG GCTTTGCAGGTGTTCGAGTCCCATGCTGGCTGCTTAGGGCCTACAGAGTTTGCGGAGTTCTGTCTGCCATACCTGCGGGAGATTTCCAGGAGAGTGAAAGAACAGCTGGAAGCAGAATCCCTGGAACCAGTGCCCATG ATAGTTTTTGCCAAGGACGGGCACTATGCCTTGAAAGAGCTCTCCCGATCTGGCTATGAGGTGGTGGGCCTGGACTGGACCGTCTCTCCACAGGAAGCCCG AGTGCAGACGGGAAATCAAGTGACTCTGCAGGGGAACATGGACCCGTGTGCGCTGTATGCACCCAAG GAGAGGATTGGCGAGATCGTGAAGAAGATGATTGAAGAATTTGGGACGCAGCAGTACATTGCTAACCTGGGCCATGGCCTGTACCCCGATATGGATCCAGAGCATGTGGGGGCCTTTGTGGAGGCTGTGCACAAGCATTCCCGCAACCTGAATGAACACACCTGGCCAGCCCAGCTGGAAAACAGTAGCTGA
- the UROD gene encoding uroporphyrinogen decarboxylase isoform X3, which translates to MRQAGRYLPEFKETRAGQDFFLTCRTPEICCELTLQPLRRFPLDAAIIFSDILVIPQALGMEVIMVPGKGPTFPEPLKEVEDLLRLRQKVDVNAELGYVFGAITLTRHRLEGRVPLIGFSGAPWTLMTYMIEGGGSSTMSKAKCWLYQHVDASHRLLRLLTDIIVDYMVAQVKAGAQALQVFESHAGCLGPTEFAEFCLPYLREISRRVKEQLEAESLEPVPMIVFAKDGHYALKELSRSGYEVVGLDWTVSPQEARVQTGNQVTLQGNMDPCALYAPKERIGEIVKKMIEEFGTQQYIANLGHGLYPDMDPEHVGAFVEAVHKHSRNLNEHTWPAQLENSS; encoded by the exons ATGAGACAAGCGGGAAGATACCTGCCAG AGTTCAAGGAAACACGGGCTGGCCAGGACTTCTTTCTCACTTGCCGAACACCAGAAATCTGCTGTGAGCTGACACTACAG CCCTTGAGACGGTTTCCTCTTGATGCTGCTATCATCTTCTCCGATATTCTGGTCATTCCCCAG GCCTTGGGTATGGAGGTAATCATGGTGCCTGGCAAAGGCCCAACCTTTCCTGAGCCTCTGAAGGAAGTGGAAGACCTGTTGCGACTACGGCAGAAGGTAGACGTGAATGCTGAGCTTGGCTATGTCTTCGGTGCCATCACGCTGACCCGACACCGACTGGAGGGTAGAGTGCCTCTCATTGGCTTCTCTGGAGCTCCG TGGACCCTGATGACTTACATGATCGAAGGGGGTGGATCCAGCACTATGTCCAAAGCCAAATGCTGGCTGTACCAGCACGTGGATGCCAGCCACCGGCTGCTGCGCCTTTTGACGGACATCATTGTGGATTACATGGTGGCACAAGTGAAAGCTGGGGCTCAG GCTTTGCAGGTGTTCGAGTCCCATGCTGGCTGCTTAGGGCCTACAGAGTTTGCGGAGTTCTGTCTGCCATACCTGCGGGAGATTTCCAGGAGAGTGAAAGAACAGCTGGAAGCAGAATCCCTGGAACCAGTGCCCATG ATAGTTTTTGCCAAGGACGGGCACTATGCCTTGAAAGAGCTCTCCCGATCTGGCTATGAGGTGGTGGGCCTGGACTGGACCGTCTCTCCACAGGAAGCCCG AGTGCAGACGGGAAATCAAGTGACTCTGCAGGGGAACATGGACCCGTGTGCGCTGTATGCACCCAAG GAGAGGATTGGCGAGATCGTGAAGAAGATGATTGAAGAATTTGGGACGCAGCAGTACATTGCTAACCTGGGCCATGGCCTGTACCCCGATATGGATCCAGAGCATGTGGGGGCCTTTGTGGAGGCTGTGCACAAGCATTCCCGCAACCTGAATGAACACACCTGGCCAGCCCAGCTGGAAAACAGTAGCTGA